From Riemerella anatipestifer ATCC 11845 = DSM 15868, a single genomic window includes:
- a CDS encoding putative zinc-binding metallopeptidase: MKNIFWILAIMTGLASCNDRDTLNSESVLVPEIKNTDELDGWLYQTYTQPYNIEVKYRWDANVSGLNNAATPPSRAQVKPVMEAMHSLWLQAYENIAGTQFVKQYAPKEIYVYGDKNLDSEGYEQIRSNHAHGQMPLYRVNEFSKSDSASVVKVMRMAHHQFVKALIQSKPFDKEAFSKLNFNAYSETWGQTSPNNLYDLTSRASDFGYYSLLAARGGVEEDFAETVSALLCNTRQEVDYMIYSYAGYEDPYDAADRERAKKAVKTLTEKRAFVIKYFNENFGINFNRLQFETNVKLKTYLK, from the coding sequence ATGAAAAATATATTTTGGATATTGGCAATTATGACAGGTTTGGCATCTTGTAATGATAGAGATACCTTAAACTCGGAATCGGTGCTTGTGCCAGAAATCAAAAATACAGATGAATTAGATGGGTGGCTTTACCAAACTTATACTCAACCGTATAATATAGAGGTGAAATACCGTTGGGACGCCAATGTATCGGGGCTTAATAATGCGGCTACACCTCCGAGCAGAGCACAAGTGAAACCTGTGATGGAGGCGATGCATTCTCTGTGGTTACAAGCCTATGAGAATATTGCTGGAACTCAATTTGTAAAACAGTACGCCCCGAAGGAAATTTATGTTTACGGAGATAAAAACTTAGATTCGGAAGGTTACGAGCAAATTAGGAGCAATCACGCTCACGGGCAGATGCCATTATACCGAGTGAATGAGTTTTCTAAGTCCGATTCGGCAAGTGTGGTAAAGGTAATGCGTATGGCTCACCATCAGTTTGTGAAGGCTTTAATACAATCTAAACCTTTCGATAAAGAAGCGTTTTCCAAACTCAATTTCAATGCTTATAGCGAAACTTGGGGACAAACAAGTCCCAACAATCTTTACGACCTTACAAGCAGGGCTTCGGACTTCGGTTATTATAGCCTATTAGCGGCGAGAGGAGGAGTAGAGGAGGATTTTGCGGAAACGGTGAGTGCTTTACTTTGCAATACCAGACAGGAGGTCGATTATATGATATACAGCTATGCGGGGTACGAAGACCCTTATGATGCTGCTGATAGGGAGCGCGCTAAAAAAGCCGTAAAAACCCTCACAGAAAAAAGAGCTTTTGTGATTAAATATTTCAATGAAAATTTTGGAATTAACTTCAATAGGTTGCAGTTTGAAACCAATGTGAAATTAAAAACTTATTTAAAATAA
- a CDS encoding DUF4302 domain-containing protein — MKNTIIVFVSLFLLVGACRDKDETIFSETPSQRTQEHIAALRNELVSAEEGWWFTYFPDVDSLRFSDPNKNIKTSDNAIVFLERQFGQGGYTFYMKFNEKGTVEMLSDTDYNAANNLKMSDFEVKQSSYTQLSFTTYNYIHQLNKSDFLFWKKDSEGNLIFRTNRYLDTNREYLVMKKAILNGKQASDRMNLMYQNKINYERLYNPILTIKDSEGGVLFQSNLPYKKQDVKNRYQAFVKNWQPNLYNSSYYSGVASGYVATQEGLFFYPGIQLTDQTKFRVFTKEGEAYKSVVNGYEALITIK; from the coding sequence ATGAAAAACACGATAATCGTCTTTGTAAGTTTGTTTCTATTAGTGGGAGCTTGTAGGGATAAAGATGAAACTATTTTCAGCGAAACACCTTCTCAAAGAACTCAAGAGCATATCGCTGCATTGAGAAATGAGTTGGTTTCAGCCGAAGAAGGGTGGTGGTTTACCTATTTTCCAGACGTAGATTCTTTGCGTTTTTCAGACCCGAATAAAAATATTAAAACGAGTGATAACGCCATTGTCTTTTTAGAAAGACAATTCGGGCAAGGAGGCTATACATTCTATATGAAATTTAATGAAAAAGGAACGGTAGAAATGCTAAGCGATACCGATTATAACGCTGCAAATAACCTCAAAATGAGTGATTTTGAAGTGAAACAAAGCTCCTACACTCAACTTAGTTTTACCACTTATAATTACATACACCAACTGAATAAAAGTGATTTTCTATTTTGGAAAAAAGATAGTGAGGGCAACTTAATATTCCGTACCAACCGTTATTTGGATACCAACAGAGAATATTTGGTAATGAAGAAAGCCATACTTAACGGAAAACAAGCATCGGATAGAATGAATTTGATGTATCAAAACAAAATAAATTACGAGAGACTCTACAATCCTATTTTAACGATAAAAGATTCGGAGGGCGGTGTTTTGTTTCAAAGCAATTTACCTTATAAAAAGCAAGATGTAAAGAATAGATACCAAGCCTTTGTTAAGAACTGGCAACCTAATCTTTACAATAGTTCTTATTATTCTGGGGTGGCTTCTGGTTATGTGGCTACGCAAGAGGGGTTGTTTTTCTATCCAGGAATACAGCTTACAGACCAAACGAAATTTAGGGTTTTTACTAAAGAAGGTGAGGCTTACAAATCGGTGGTAAACGGTTACGAAGCCTTAATTACGATAAAATAA
- a CDS encoding DUF4856 domain-containing protein, translated as MIKSLIMKNKIILALMLSALCFTSCSRETSGVETPSVLPPVTKESYEYKFSRNGLSTVDLETGKEMIDLFYLLDNGMKIASSQSRNYYERKGSVYALSMKDITAASSYYTSKTALQTAVRNEIEVMFGELKAISDNSGLEAKKGQAGFVGYEEERRYVDAYGIETGQVLQKALMGVALLDQVLNQHLGEEILSDAQLQKDNSNLVMVSGKRYTALEHHWDRAYAYMGRENSKFTPLFIAYYLEKGTKDMPFLAGIDERVYTAFYKGRKAVVDKDYTEMKKQAAIIRGELNKLFAARAIYYLKKGIPDLREDVRNAFHGLSEAYGFIYALNAARKEGGSSYLSPAEIHQILTEFKGEHGFWDVDRLAADEKTKGSLLNLSKQIADKFGFKVNEI; from the coding sequence ATGATAAAAAGTTTAATTATGAAGAATAAAATTATTTTAGCTTTAATGCTTTCTGCATTGTGTTTTACCTCTTGTTCAAGAGAAACTTCTGGAGTGGAAACGCCTTCGGTTCTTCCGCCCGTTACTAAAGAGTCTTACGAGTACAAATTTTCAAGAAACGGTCTTTCCACAGTAGATTTGGAAACAGGAAAAGAAATGATAGACTTGTTTTATTTGTTGGATAACGGAATGAAAATCGCCAGTTCTCAATCCAGAAATTATTACGAAAGGAAGGGAAGTGTCTACGCTTTGAGTATGAAAGATATTACGGCAGCTTCCAGTTATTATACCTCCAAAACAGCTTTACAAACTGCAGTTCGCAACGAAATAGAGGTAATGTTTGGTGAGTTGAAAGCCATATCAGATAATAGCGGATTGGAAGCTAAAAAAGGTCAAGCAGGGTTCGTTGGGTACGAAGAAGAACGAAGATATGTAGATGCTTACGGTATAGAAACGGGGCAAGTATTGCAAAAAGCACTTATGGGAGTGGCTTTGTTAGACCAAGTACTCAATCAGCATTTAGGAGAGGAAATCCTTAGCGATGCCCAATTACAGAAAGATAACAGCAACTTAGTGATGGTTTCTGGGAAGAGATACACGGCTTTAGAGCATCATTGGGATAGGGCTTATGCGTATATGGGAAGGGAAAACTCTAAGTTTACGCCATTGTTTATTGCCTATTATTTGGAGAAAGGAACTAAAGATATGCCGTTTTTGGCGGGGATAGACGAAAGAGTTTACACAGCGTTCTATAAAGGAAGAAAAGCGGTAGTGGATAAAGACTATACCGAAATGAAAAAACAAGCAGCCATTATAAGAGGTGAATTAAACAAACTCTTTGCGGCCAGAGCTATTTATTATCTTAAGAAAGGCATTCCAGATTTAAGAGAAGATGTTCGAAATGCATTTCACGGTTTGTCGGAGGCTTATGGCTTCATCTACGCCCTTAATGCTGCCAGAAAAGAAGGCGGTTCGTCTTATTTATCACCAGCGGAAATCCATCAAATTTTAACCGAATTTAAGGGAGAGCACGGTTTTTGGGACGTGGACCGCTTAGCGGCTGATGAAAAGACCAAAGGTTCACTACTTAATTTGTCCAAACAGATAGCAGATAAATTCGGATTTAAAGTCAATGAAATTTAA
- a CDS encoding T9SS type A sorting domain-containing protein, with translation MKKFLLTIGVLSSSLLFSQNLITNSSLEQWSSSCYLGNCRYYPKDWKGNAKQSAENPKEGTYSAELGSGRNIEFELRQGIEAGQKYILSYYVYSTGAERQLVHRFRWRDANRTTIATNGDDYTHSVTTFGQWEKVEKEFVAPGGAAGFYINLNTLGSGSEVIRLDDFKFYKQGSLGTQEWSSQKEVQLHTQGKELQVFTTKPVTIKVYGVGGQLYVTKTVNSNDRITLSALPHGIYLVLVETDKGTFSKKIRL, from the coding sequence ATGAAAAAGTTTTTACTAACCATAGGGGTACTAAGCTCCTCGTTATTATTTTCTCAAAACCTGATAACCAACTCAAGTCTGGAGCAATGGAGTAGTAGTTGCTATTTAGGGAATTGCAGATATTATCCTAAAGATTGGAAAGGTAATGCTAAACAATCAGCGGAAAATCCGAAAGAGGGAACATATAGTGCAGAGTTAGGTTCTGGTAGGAATATAGAATTTGAGTTGAGACAAGGGATAGAAGCAGGTCAGAAATATATTTTAAGTTATTATGTGTATTCTACAGGTGCAGAAAGACAATTGGTTCATCGTTTCAGATGGAGAGATGCGAATAGGACAACTATAGCAACAAACGGAGATGACTATACTCATTCTGTAACGACTTTCGGACAGTGGGAAAAAGTAGAAAAAGAGTTTGTTGCCCCAGGGGGTGCAGCAGGATTTTACATTAACCTCAATACTTTGGGGAGTGGCTCGGAAGTCATCCGATTAGACGATTTCAAATTTTATAAGCAGGGAAGTTTGGGAACACAAGAGTGGTCTTCGCAAAAAGAAGTACAGCTCCATACCCAAGGAAAGGAACTCCAAGTTTTTACAACCAAACCCGTAACGATTAAAGTATATGGCGTTGGAGGACAATTATATGTTACAAAAACGGTGAACTCCAATGATAGGATAACTTTGTCGGCTTTACCTCACGGTATTTATTTGGTGTTGGTAGAAACAGATAAAGGGACATTCAGTAAAAAAATAAGATTATAA
- a CDS encoding imelysin family protein, with protein sequence MNYFKLFFSALFCLVLFSCGGNDSPTENAKVDDGFDRKEMLRHWADNFIIPYTEKFKDEATNLDTKIKAFAQEPNQTHLTAVREALNKTYEAYQYIGFYRLGKAEEVSMNFLYRVNTYPTNTERIKQNAKDHNYNFRQLSEIQGGKIAQGLPAIDYLVNGLEPEDNAILMEYTSGQEAADYKAYLSALSAEILKSATEVLADWKGGYRNKFVENTDSNASGSISLMVNAYVQYYEKNLRAAKIGYPSGVLTPMFLAQSEAPKPHLIESQFAPQYSRAYALLGTKAMLEFFQGKGINGKSGKSLQHYIDYMATKNAHHKTLSQDIVRQFEEAIKNIEALNPNLKIQITQDLAQMKNAYFSLQQNVSKLKVDMVQSLNITISYMDTDGD encoded by the coding sequence ATGAATTATTTTAAACTATTTTTTTCAGCACTCTTTTGTTTGGTATTGTTTTCTTGTGGCGGTAACGATTCCCCTACGGAAAACGCAAAGGTGGACGATGGATTTGACCGAAAAGAAATGCTCAGGCATTGGGCAGATAACTTTATCATTCCCTATACGGAAAAGTTTAAAGATGAGGCGACCAATTTGGATACAAAGATTAAAGCGTTTGCGCAAGAGCCCAATCAAACTCATCTTACTGCGGTGAGAGAAGCCCTTAACAAGACTTACGAAGCCTACCAGTATATTGGTTTTTATCGTTTGGGTAAGGCGGAAGAAGTTTCTATGAATTTTCTGTATAGGGTGAATACCTACCCTACCAATACGGAACGGATAAAACAAAATGCGAAAGACCACAACTATAATTTCCGTCAACTTTCGGAAATTCAGGGGGGTAAAATAGCCCAAGGGCTTCCTGCGATAGATTATTTGGTGAATGGCTTGGAGCCCGAAGATAACGCTATTTTAATGGAATACACTTCGGGGCAAGAGGCAGCGGATTATAAGGCTTATTTATCGGCGTTGTCTGCGGAAATTTTAAAATCGGCTACCGAAGTTTTAGCAGATTGGAAGGGCGGTTACCGAAACAAATTTGTAGAAAATACGGATAGCAACGCTTCAGGAAGCATCAGTCTAATGGTAAATGCCTATGTGCAGTATTACGAGAAAAATCTTCGTGCAGCTAAGATAGGTTATCCATCAGGTGTTTTAACGCCGATGTTTCTGGCACAAAGCGAAGCTCCTAAACCTCATTTGATAGAAAGCCAGTTTGCTCCCCAGTACAGTAGAGCGTACGCCCTCTTGGGAACGAAAGCAATGCTGGAATTTTTTCAAGGCAAAGGGATTAACGGTAAAAGTGGCAAGTCGCTACAACATTATATAGACTATATGGCGACCAAGAATGCTCATCACAAGACTTTATCACAAGACATTGTCCGCCAGTTTGAGGAAGCCATAAAAAATATAGAAGCTCTTAATCCTAATCTTAAAATCCAAATAACCCAAGATTTGGCTCAAATGAAAAATGCCTATTTCAGTCTTCAGCAGAATGTTTCTAAACTGAAAGTGGATATGGTACAATCGCTCAATATCACCATTTCTTATATGGATACCGATGGAGATTAA